In the genome of Quercus robur chromosome 3, dhQueRobu3.1, whole genome shotgun sequence, one region contains:
- the LOC126719271 gene encoding L10-interacting MYB domain-containing protein-like: protein MGTQMPTCSDRTRTNWTPAMECYFIDLLLDQVHRGNRMGHTFNKQAWTDMLTMFNAYFGSPYDEKVLKSHYTNLWTQFNDVKSLLDQNGFSWDDTKQMVVASHHVWDAYIKAHPEAQFYRNKALMNFNDLCLIYAHTTADGRYSLSSRDIDFDDDIQGVNTGVFLYPVMDQQK from the exons ATGGGCACCCAAATGCCTACATGTAGCGATCGGACAAGGACAAACTGGACACCAGCAATGGAGTGTTATTTTATTGATCTTTTATTAGATCAGGTGCATAGGGGGAATAGGATGGGCCATACTTTCAACAAACAAGCATGGACTGATATGCTGACCATGTTCAATGCCTATTTTGGATCCCCATATGATGAAAAGGTCTTGAAAAGTCATTACACCAATTTATGGACTCAATTCAATGATGTAAAGAGTCTACTTGATCAGAATGGATTTTCATGGGATGATACTAAACAAATGGTGGTTGCCAGTCATCATGTTTGGGATGCTTACATCAAG GCTCACCCAGAGGCACAGTTTTATAGAAACAAAGCCTTGATGAACTTCAATGATTTGTGCTTGATATATGCACATACAACAGCAGATGGAAGATACAGCTTATCAAGTCGTGATATAGACTTTGATGATGACATTCAAGGAGTGAATACTGGTGTGTTTTTATATCCTGTCATGGATCAGCAGAAATGA